The DNA region CTCCGGCTTCAGACGCAGCTCGAGAATCTTGCCGGAAACGGCGCCCACGCGCGCTACGCCTATGTCCGCCTCAAAACCTCGCCGGTCTGCGTAGAAGCGCATTTCCCAAACCGGCTCCGTATCGCTTCCTCTGCGCTCGAGCGCGAAGAGAACCGAACTGAGTCTGGCCTTCCCGGCGGCTCCGGTTTTGAGGATAACCTGAAGGGCGCGGTCGGAGTCAACCTTTAACTCGCTCGGGTTGAAAGCTTCGGATTCCTTGTAGCCAATTATGCCCCGCCATCCGATCTCGACCGCCTCCTCGCGCACATCACGCACTTGGCCGCCGATGACCGTCACCCGCTTGATGTGCTTCCATCCGCCGGGGTTCCAGTAGAGGAACTCCCAAGCTGTCGGGGTGAGGGCGGTTGGGCTGCGCGGGCCGATAATAGCCAGCATCTTCCCCTGGGATCCCTCGGGCGCGTACTGCCGTGCTACCGCCAGCGCCGAAAAGGCCGTGGGCGTTGCCTCCCTACTGCGCGTCGCCCCGTGCGCCAGCTTGGCGAAGCAATCTATGTGTCCCAGCAGAACACAGGTGGCGATCAGGATAAGGCGTCGCTTCATAGCATCTGCCCAATACCCGAAGGCCAACACTTTCGCAAACCTCCTGTCCAATCCGCATCTCTTGCCGCCTCTCTGCCGCCCGCGGCCACGGGGCTTCGGCGGCAAAGTTTATGAGAGATGGGGAACCCGCCTCCCCCGGGACGGCCGAAGTTTCTCGCTTGCCAACGGGGCGGGTACGGGGGTACCGAAGCTCTACCCGACGGATCGGTTGGCCGGCGGCAAGCGGCAAGCTTTCGGCGCGGGGACTCCGAGAAGGCAACAAGATGGCGACAGTTCTTGTTACCGGCGGCACCGGCTTCGTCGGGAGTCACTTAGTCCGCCGCCTCGTCGAGCTCGGATACCATGTCCGAGTCCTTACGCGCGCGGGCGGAACAACAAAAAGAACGCTCCCCTCGGTTCGCTGCACGCTCGTCGAAGGCGATCCCCTCGACCCCGATGTCTGCCGCCGCGCTACTTTGGGAACCGATGCGGTCATCCATCTGATAGGAATCTTGAAGGAGAGCCGCAACATCTCCTACCGAGAAGCACACGTTCAAACCACGCGGCTCCTCTTATCGGCCGCCAAGGGAAACGGGGTGCGCCGATGGCTCCACATGAGCGCCTTGGGCTCCCGGCCTTACGCTCCCTCCCGTTACCACCAGACGAAGTGGACGGCGGAAGAACTCGTGCGCGCCAGCGAGCTTCACTGGACGATCTTCCGCCCCTCGGTCATTTACGGACCTGGCGATCATTTCTTGACCGTCTTCCGCAACCTGCTCTCCCGGCCTCTGTTCCGCTATTTCAGCATCCTTCCCCTCCCAGGCGGCGGAGCGAGCCCGCTGCAGCCGGTGGCTGTAGAAGACGTCGTCACCGCATTCACCCGGGCGTTGGTGCTTCCGCAAACGATCGGAAAGGAATATGTGCTCAGCGGCCCGGACCGAGTGACCCTGGCGGAGATCTGCTCCCTTCTCCTGGAAAGCGAACAGCGGCCGATCTGCCGCAGCCCCTCCCGCGCTCGGATCGCCGCACGCCTCCTCCTCTTCGCGGCGATCTTCGCCCTTTTTCCCGCCTCGGCCCTCCTCGGGCTGGCCGGCGGCCTTTCTCCGGAAGGGTGGGGCATCCTACTCGCCTCCTGGGGCGGGATGGGCCTGCTCAGCCTGCGGTCGCGGCCCGTCCTCCTCCTTCCCATTCCCTGGCCGCTCGCCCGCACATTGGCCCGCTTCGCCGAGGGCCTTCCGTCCCCGCTGCCGATCGGGCGCGAGCCCCTTCTCATGCTCGAAGAGGGGAAC from Methylacidimicrobium sp. AP8 includes:
- a CDS encoding complex I NDUFA9 subunit family protein, with the translated sequence MATVLVTGGTGFVGSHLVRRLVELGYHVRVLTRAGGTTKRTLPSVRCTLVEGDPLDPDVCRRATLGTDAVIHLIGILKESRNISYREAHVQTTRLLLSAAKGNGVRRWLHMSALGSRPYAPSRYHQTKWTAEELVRASELHWTIFRPSVIYGPGDHFLTVFRNLLSRPLFRYFSILPLPGGGASPLQPVAVEDVVTAFTRALVLPQTIGKEYVLSGPDRVTLAEICSLLLESEQRPICRSPSRARIAARLLLFAAIFALFPASALLGLAGGLSPEGWGILLASWGGMGLLSLRSRPVLLLPIPWPLARTLARFAEGLPSPLPIGREPLLMLEEGNIGDATLAAKDLGIEFLPFREGLSRFLLSEGASFYP